TACTGAGCCGCGGCATGATCATCCTCGGCAGTTGCCATAAAACCGACACCACGGATGGTGCGGATCAGTTTCAGCGGGAAGGGGCCATCCAGCTTACGGCGCAGACGGGCGATATTGACGTCAATGACATTGTCAAGCGGTGTGGAGCGCTCTCGCACCTTCCAGACATCATGGGCCAGCATCTCGCGGGATACCACATGTCCCTGATGCCGCAGCAGATATTCCAGCAGTTCGAATTCACGGGAGGTCAGGTCAAGCAGCTGCCCGTCACGGAGGGCCTGGTGGGTCGGCAGGTTCAGTTCAAGGTCTGCCAGCGTCAGCACGTTAGCCGTTTCATGTCTGCCGCGCCGCAATAATAGACGTATCCGTGCCAGCAACTCAGGAAAGGCAAACGGCTTGACCAGGTAGTCATCGGCACCGCTGTCCAGGCCCAAGACCCGGTCTTCAACCGTGTCCCGCCCTGTCAGAATCAGTACTGGCAGGGTAAAACCCTTGGCCCGCAACGTCTGTAATACTTCCAGACCATCATGGCCCGGCAGCATCAGATCAAGCAGCATCAGATCAAAATAGTCGGCATTCAGGCAAAAAAATCCCTCTTCACCGCTGGCTGCGGTGACCACCTGATAGCCTTCTGCCTCAAGCCCCAGCTTCAGTGCTTCAGCAATCTTGCGCTCATCTTCAACCACCAGAACACGCATGACTTTCTCCTTGATGTTCCAGTTGTAGCAGGCTGTCTGCAGCTTGGCAACTTACTGAATCCTGACATTTCTGTCAGAATCCAGCAACTGGCTGCATCTGCTGTGATGTGACTTCATTGGGCATGCTGGACAAGGAAAAAAGCAGGATTACTAACAAAGATTAGATACTCCCCCCGGTTATCAGGTGGCTGACTGTTCGGCTCAAGGCTCCGTAGGGGACTCTTGCGGTCCTCCACGGTGCAGTTCCTGTTGGTTTGCAAGAGCTTGTGCCCGTTGCAGATGCAAGCGTATTGCCGTTACTGTTTTAAGTACATCATTCTGCTCCTGTATAAACCAGTCCGCCTGGCTTGTAGCA
Above is a window of Trichlorobacter lovleyi SZ DNA encoding:
- a CDS encoding response regulator; this translates as MRVLVVEDERKIAEALKLGLEAEGYQVVTAASGEEGFFCLNADYFDLMLLDLMLPGHDGLEVLQTLRAKGFTLPVLILTGRDTVEDRVLGLDSGADDYLVKPFAFPELLARIRLLLRRGRHETANVLTLADLELNLPTHQALRDGQLLDLTSREFELLEYLLRHQGHVVSREMLAHDVWKVRERSTPLDNVIDVNIARLRRKLDGPFPLKLIRTIRGVGFMATAEDDHAAAQ